The Schistocerca americana isolate TAMUIC-IGC-003095 chromosome 5, iqSchAmer2.1, whole genome shotgun sequence genome includes a window with the following:
- the LOC124615451 gene encoding CAAX prenyl protease 1 homolog, which translates to MFTEEQKIFYGILTFMIVEFLWELYLSIRQHHVYEHAVRVPNELKDILTHETYEKARIYGLDRCTFSIVKDIFGMVLSVAIMLFDGIPYFWDLSERIISAFGYSSHNEILQSVTFGFILYTFSTIINLPLVVYNTFVLEEKHGFNKQTVGFFVKDKLKSFAVSQVIFSPLLAAMVYIVQIGGKYFFLYLWIFSVVTSVFLLTIYPNYIAPLFDKYTPLPDGELKTRIEQLAASIDFPLYKLYVVEGSKRSTHSNAYFYGFFKNKRIVLFDTLLKDYTPENKSAGEDKSEEQEKSPTGEKKGCDNDEVLAVLGHELGHWKLNHILKNFVIAQLNLLFMFLVFGLMFKYDPMYRAFGFSTERPVIIGLMIVFQYIFSPYNAILGFLLTMLSRKFEFQADAFAKSLGKAKELQRALIKLNQDNLSFPVYDWLFSMWHHSHPPLLERLRAIEYNKTD; encoded by the coding sequence ATGTTTACAGAAGAACAGAAGATATTTTATGGAATATTGACGTTTATGATCGTAGAGTTCTTGTGGGAATTGTACCTGTCTATAAGGCAGCACCATGTGTACGAACATGCTGTGAGAGTTCCAAATGAATTAAAAGACATATTGACACATGAAACGTACGAAAAGGCAAGGATTTATGGGTTGGACAGATGCACATTTAGCATTGTGAAGGACATATTCGGTATGGTATTATCTGTCGCAATTATGTTGTTCGATGGaataccttacttttgggatttgtCGGAAAGAATTATATCCGCTTTTGGTTACAGTTCTCATAATGAAATTTTGCAAAGTGTAACATTTGGGTTCATTTTGTATACTTTCAGTACAATAATTAATCTCCCTCTGGTTGTTTACAATACCTTCGTATTAGAAGAGAAACATGGATTCAACAAGCAAACGGTTGGTTTTTTTGTGAAAGACAAGCTGAAGAGCTTTGCAGTGTCTCAAGTTATATTTTCACCACTTCTTGCAGCCATGGTTTACATTGTTCAGATAGGTGGTAAATACTTCTTTTTATATTTGTGGATTTTTTCTGTTGTAACGAGTGTGTTTCTGTTAACGATTTATCCGAACTATATCGCACCACTCTTTGATAAATATACACCATTGCCAGATGGAGAACTTAAAACTAGAATAGAACAACTGGCAGCAAGTATAGATTTCCCTTTGTATAAGTTGTACGTTGTAGAAGGTTCTAAACGATCGACTCACAGCAATGCATATTTCTATGGGTTCTTCAAGAATAAAAGGATCGTACTTTTCGATACATTATTGAAGGATTACACTCCTGAAAACAAGTCTGCAGGAGAAGACAAATCTGAAGAACAAGAAAAATCGCCTACTGGAGAAAAGAAGGGATGCGACAACGATGAAGTTCTAGCTGTTTTGGGGCATGAACTTGGACACTGGAAACTGAACCATATATTGAAGAACTTTGTCATAGCACAACTGAACCTACTTTTCATGTTTCTTGTATTTGGACTAATGTTTAAATATGATCCCATGTACCGTGCATTCGGGTTCTCGACTGAACGGCCTGTTATTATTGGGCTCATGATAGTATTTCAGTACATATTTTCCCCTTATAATGCTATTCTGGGATTTCTGTTGACTATGTTAAGTCGAAAATTTGAGTTTCAAGCAGATGCCTTTGCCAAGTCTTTAGGGAAAGCAAAAGAACTGCAACGCGCGTTAATTAAATTGAATCAAGATAATTTAAGTTTCCCTGTTTATGACTGGTTGTTTTCCATGTGGCATCATTCTCATCCACCTCTTCTGGAAAGACTGAGAGCTATTGAATATAATAAGACTGACTAA